The Palleronia sp. THAF1 genome window below encodes:
- a CDS encoding polysaccharide biosynthesis/export family protein — protein sequence MKRGILGALAIVVSMSGCGISYIDPAVGLRNTSANVEVTQITLQTIPIANNAPYTPKTLPEVFYQATGGGSAGAGVSGLPAAPFVPNEQRRPTDLRLPPPVDNGPYRIGVGDSILIATRAASSTVEELSGLLAAQNQRQGYTVRDDGSISIPDVGTIDVAGSTVEEAEANVFQALVEAGFNPSFSLEIADFNSQRVVVGGAVAQTAILPITITDLTLDTAIAGAGGVTAPDEEFASIRIYRDGTLYQIPYEQYLARPELRDTQLTGGDAVFVDTTYDLDRALRFYSQQIDVIGLRQQTQAAALSQLQTEIGLRRAALNEQRDNFRARTELDGEDRDYVYLAGEVATQARFPLPYGRQASLADVLFASEGFETETANAREIYVLRASGDTVTAWRLNAANAINLALAPQFEMRPNDIVFIETQPITSFNRAISQALPNLISVTRISQ from the coding sequence ATGAAGCGTGGTATTCTCGGAGCCTTGGCGATCGTCGTATCCATGTCGGGATGCGGTATCAGCTATATCGATCCTGCTGTGGGCCTGCGGAACACCTCTGCCAACGTCGAAGTCACGCAGATCACGCTTCAGACGATTCCCATCGCCAATAACGCGCCCTACACGCCCAAGACTTTGCCGGAAGTCTTCTATCAGGCGACCGGTGGCGGCAGTGCCGGTGCTGGCGTCTCCGGACTCCCCGCCGCGCCCTTCGTGCCAAACGAACAGCGTCGTCCGACCGACCTGCGCCTGCCGCCTCCGGTCGACAACGGGCCGTATCGGATTGGCGTGGGCGACTCGATCCTGATCGCCACCCGAGCGGCTTCCAGCACCGTCGAAGAACTCTCTGGTCTCTTGGCTGCTCAAAATCAGCGGCAGGGCTACACGGTCCGTGACGATGGCTCGATCTCAATCCCCGACGTTGGGACGATCGACGTGGCCGGTTCCACCGTGGAAGAGGCCGAAGCCAACGTGTTCCAGGCGCTGGTCGAGGCCGGTTTCAACCCGTCTTTCAGCCTGGAGATTGCCGATTTCAACTCGCAGCGCGTCGTCGTGGGTGGTGCGGTTGCGCAGACCGCGATCCTGCCGATCACCATCACCGATCTGACACTGGATACGGCGATTGCGGGTGCCGGCGGCGTGACCGCGCCTGATGAAGAGTTCGCATCGATCCGCATCTACCGCGATGGCACCCTGTATCAGATTCCCTATGAGCAGTACCTCGCGCGTCCTGAACTGCGGGATACGCAGTTGACCGGTGGTGATGCGGTGTTCGTCGATACGACCTACGATTTGGATCGTGCGCTCCGCTTCTATTCGCAACAAATTGACGTGATCGGCTTGCGGCAGCAGACTCAGGCTGCGGCCCTGTCGCAACTGCAGACAGAGATCGGTTTGCGCCGCGCGGCCCTGAATGAGCAGCGCGACAATTTCCGTGCTCGGACTGAACTTGACGGCGAAGATCGCGATTACGTCTATCTCGCCGGAGAGGTCGCGACACAAGCCAGGTTCCCGCTGCCCTATGGGCGGCAGGCCAGCTTGGCGGACGTGCTGTTTGCATCCGAAGGGTTTGAGACCGAGACCGCCAATGCCCGTGAGATCTACGTGCTCCGCGCTAGTGGCGACACGGTAACGGCGTGGCGCTTGAATGCGGCGAACGCGATCAACCTGGCGCTCGCACCGCAGTTCGAGATGCGCCCCAACGATATCGTCTTCATTGAGACGCAGCCGATCACGTCGTTCAACCGAGCCATAAGCCAAGCGCTGCCGAATCTGATCTCGGTCACGCGTATCTCGCAATAG
- a CDS encoding polysaccharide biosynthesis protein codes for MYNRLIQMPRRFKRAILLGIDVALAPVSLGLALALRYGMTSPWSLLLDYLTIFGVVTATAPLVVILLGVHRIKLENLEVRAIGMLAMSAVLLGVTAITASYLFNAGTPRSVPLIFAVLYFVLCLAARSFLLVILNLLSETRGQRQRAVIYGAGSAGIQIAAALRASNTLRPIMFVDDSPSLQGLQIAGLRVRRPSELKTLVARHRIDIVVLALPTIDAGRRETIVREIGALDVAVKMLPSHAELLERGGIEEKLRPVVPDDLLGRDKVDLNVPEVARAYDGRNVMVTGAGGSIGSELCRQLLDCRPRRIILFEHSEFALYQIDQELRAMLPAGSAIEICTRMGSVTNPARVRTVIREQDVNFILHAAAYKHVPLVEENELEGARNNMLGTSIVAEAAIAAGVKRFVLVSTDKAVRPTNVMGATKRLAEMVIQDLQTRTSSTKFAMVRFGNVLGSSGSVLPLFQRQIERGGPVTVTHPDVTRFFMTIPEAARLVLLAGAFAEGGDVFVLDMGRPMRVMDIARRLIELSGRQVKGPGTPDGIAIEVTGLRPGEKLFEELLIDEASVTATPHPKIMRAKEERLSQIETAAMIRGVSASLDSGDSRGLRRIISRYVRGFSCSVAQEETKVEAVGAKD; via the coding sequence ATGTATAATCGCCTGATCCAGATGCCGCGTCGCTTTAAGCGCGCGATCTTGCTGGGAATAGATGTCGCGCTCGCGCCCGTCTCACTGGGTCTGGCCTTGGCCTTGCGCTACGGGATGACCTCCCCGTGGTCGCTATTGCTCGACTACCTGACGATCTTCGGTGTCGTGACGGCGACGGCTCCCCTGGTGGTCATTCTCTTGGGCGTTCACCGCATCAAGCTGGAAAACCTGGAAGTTCGCGCCATAGGAATGCTTGCAATGTCAGCGGTCCTGCTAGGGGTCACCGCAATAACTGCAAGCTATCTTTTCAACGCGGGCACTCCGCGAAGCGTCCCTTTGATCTTCGCGGTCTTGTACTTTGTCTTGTGCCTGGCCGCGCGCTCTTTCCTGCTGGTCATCCTGAACCTGCTGTCGGAAACACGCGGCCAAAGACAACGCGCTGTCATCTATGGTGCAGGTTCGGCCGGCATCCAGATCGCAGCCGCTTTGCGCGCCTCGAACACCCTGCGGCCAATCATGTTTGTGGATGACAGCCCGTCCCTACAAGGACTGCAGATCGCGGGCCTGCGGGTTCGGCGGCCATCCGAGTTGAAAACGCTTGTCGCGCGGCATCGGATCGACATCGTCGTCCTTGCGCTGCCCACAATCGACGCCGGTCGCCGCGAAACGATCGTGCGAGAGATCGGCGCGCTCGACGTCGCCGTGAAGATGCTGCCAAGCCATGCCGAACTTCTGGAGCGTGGTGGGATCGAGGAAAAGCTGCGGCCAGTCGTTCCCGACGACCTTCTGGGGCGCGACAAGGTCGATCTGAATGTGCCGGAAGTCGCCAGAGCCTATGACGGACGCAACGTGATGGTCACGGGGGCCGGCGGCTCTATCGGATCAGAGCTGTGCCGTCAGCTTCTGGACTGCCGACCACGCCGGATCATCCTTTTCGAGCACTCTGAATTCGCGCTGTACCAGATCGACCAAGAGTTGCGCGCCATGCTGCCCGCCGGGTCTGCTATCGAGATCTGCACCCGCATGGGGTCCGTCACCAACCCCGCGCGGGTGCGCACCGTGATCCGTGAGCAGGACGTTAACTTCATCCTGCACGCCGCTGCCTACAAGCACGTGCCGCTGGTGGAGGAAAACGAACTGGAGGGCGCGCGCAACAACATGCTGGGCACCAGCATCGTTGCCGAGGCGGCCATCGCAGCAGGCGTAAAGCGTTTCGTTCTTGTCTCTACCGACAAGGCGGTGCGACCAACCAACGTCATGGGCGCGACCAAACGGCTGGCAGAGATGGTCATTCAGGACCTTCAGACCCGCACATCCAGCACCAAGTTCGCGATGGTGCGCTTCGGCAATGTGCTGGGCTCTTCGGGGTCGGTCCTGCCGCTGTTCCAACGGCAGATCGAACGTGGGGGTCCCGTCACGGTCACGCACCCCGATGTGACGCGGTTCTTCATGACCATCCCCGAGGCCGCGCGTCTGGTTCTGCTGGCCGGAGCGTTCGCGGAAGGTGGGGATGTGTTTGTGCTGGATATGGGCCGCCCCATGCGCGTGATGGATATCGCGCGCCGCCTGATCGAACTGTCCGGGCGGCAGGTAAAAGGCCCGGGCACACCCGATGGAATCGCCATCGAAGTGACCGGGCTGCGGCCCGGCGAAAAGCTGTTCGAAGAACTGTTGATCGACGAAGCCAGCGTGACCGCCACTCCACATCCGAAGATCATGCGGGCCAAGGAAGAGCGTCTGTCCCAGATCGAAACGGCAGCGATGATCCGCGGCGTATCCGCGTCGCTCGACTCCGGCGACTCCAGGGGGCTTCGTCGGATCATCAGCAGATACGTGCGCGGTTTCAGCTGTTCGGTTGCCCAAGAAGAAACCAAAGTGGAGGCCGTCGGTGCCAAAGACTAA
- a CDS encoding SDR family NAD(P)-dependent oxidoreductase: MPKTNERVLITGGTGSFGKTMLRALLDEGVQEIRILSRDEEKQDALRNDLRDDRVRYYIGDIRDRDAVERAVMGVDSIFHAAALKQVPSCEFFPHEAVRTNIIGSENVIRAAIRAEVGSLVCLSTDKAVFPVNAMGMSKAMMEKAAQAAARDLGDGAATTISCVRYGNVMYSRGSAIPLFVRQIKSGQPITVTEPTMTRFLMPLRDSVSLVRYAFDHANQGDLFIKKAPASTIIDLVEAMKQLFNAPDHPVEVIGWRHAEKLYETLASAQELTQSEDMGDYHRIRMDTRNLNYKAYFSEGDERTHTFEDYHSHNTERLDIDGIKSLLLSLPEIQAELA, encoded by the coding sequence GTGCCAAAGACTAATGAGCGCGTCCTGATCACAGGCGGAACCGGCTCTTTCGGGAAAACGATGCTGCGTGCCTTGCTCGACGAGGGCGTTCAGGAGATCCGCATCCTCAGCCGCGACGAAGAGAAACAGGACGCCCTGCGCAATGATCTGCGAGACGATCGGGTGCGCTACTATATCGGCGACATCAGGGATCGCGACGCGGTTGAGCGGGCTGTCATGGGCGTCGATTCAATTTTTCACGCCGCCGCGCTGAAGCAGGTCCCGTCCTGCGAGTTCTTTCCGCACGAGGCAGTGCGCACCAATATCATCGGCTCCGAGAACGTGATCCGCGCGGCCATCCGCGCCGAGGTCGGTAGCCTTGTCTGCCTGTCCACCGACAAGGCCGTCTTCCCCGTCAACGCGATGGGAATGTCGAAGGCCATGATGGAAAAGGCGGCGCAGGCGGCCGCGCGTGATCTGGGCGACGGTGCCGCCACAACGATCTCCTGCGTGCGCTACGGAAATGTCATGTATTCGCGAGGCTCGGCGATCCCGCTGTTCGTGCGCCAGATCAAGTCGGGTCAGCCGATCACCGTGACAGAGCCGACCATGACGCGTTTCCTGATGCCCTTGCGGGACTCGGTCTCCTTGGTCCGCTACGCCTTTGACCATGCCAACCAAGGCGATCTGTTCATAAAGAAAGCGCCAGCCTCCACGATCATCGATCTGGTCGAAGCAATGAAACAGCTTTTTAACGCACCGGATCACCCCGTCGAAGTGATCGGCTGGCGGCATGCTGAAAAGCTATACGAAACACTCGCAAGTGCTCAGGAGTTAACTCAGTCCGAGGATATGGGCGATTACCACCGCATCCGGATGGACACGCGGAACCTGAACTACAAGGCGTATTTCAGCGAAGGCGATGAGCGCACGCACACCTTCGAAGACTACCACTCGCACAACACCGAACGGCTGGATATAGACGGCATCAAATCACTGCTGCTCAGCCTTCCCGAAATTCAAGCTGAATTGGCTTGA
- a CDS encoding FkbM family methyltransferase, which yields MSSQPAAPVENQKSLALRIKGAIGHKAWRHVTRPVAWALNKVPQTTLYSAGVKLRRTSFPYSVLSDGDVAIQVGAPRDLLKVGRIRAVYFAMMVGPRGRLFIFEPEPNSAADMEAYLKKAGLADRVTVIAKGCWTEERVLRFWSNPNHAASNLLEDVSEWDEAELRERGYQPSEVPVTTIDKALSEAGVTKVRLISVTTNGSEEQILQGATDTLSRTEYVALADTGPEIHALSERFGFQNVAIDDRGFTSRRSEG from the coding sequence ATGTCGTCGCAGCCTGCAGCCCCGGTCGAAAACCAGAAATCCCTTGCTCTTCGCATTAAGGGAGCGATCGGTCACAAAGCTTGGCGTCACGTCACGCGCCCAGTTGCTTGGGCGCTGAATAAGGTTCCGCAGACAACGCTCTATTCTGCCGGCGTAAAGCTACGGCGCACCAGCTTTCCCTATAGCGTGCTGTCTGATGGCGACGTTGCAATTCAGGTCGGCGCGCCGCGCGACTTGCTGAAGGTGGGGCGAATACGCGCCGTCTATTTCGCGATGATGGTCGGTCCGCGCGGTCGGTTGTTTATTTTCGAACCCGAACCCAACAGCGCTGCCGACATGGAAGCCTATTTGAAAAAGGCCGGTCTTGCGGATCGTGTGACCGTGATCGCCAAGGGGTGCTGGACCGAAGAGCGCGTGCTGCGCTTCTGGTCAAATCCCAATCACGCCGCATCCAACCTGCTGGAAGACGTATCCGAATGGGACGAGGCCGAGTTGCGCGAGCGCGGCTACCAGCCCAGCGAAGTTCCGGTGACGACCATAGACAAAGCATTGTCGGAGGCTGGGGTAACGAAGGTTCGGCTGATCAGTGTTACCACCAACGGATCGGAAGAACAGATTCTGCAAGGCGCGACCGACACTCTTTCGCGAACCGAGTACGTCGCTCTGGCAGACACCGGTCCAGAAATTCATGCGCTTTCCGAACGTTTCGGTTTCCAGAATGTGGCCATTGACGACCGGGGCTTTACCTCGCGTCGCTCCGAAGGCTAG
- a CDS encoding NAD-dependent epimerase/dehydratase family protein translates to MRRIVVTGAAGLIGWHAQARLHAANCAASFHGDEKPYDIIALNRSAYNNDAILRNALIGADAVLHFAGVNRAPDDDVETQNPAIAHRLLAACRESGATPHIVYANSTHSTSNTPYGRGKRHAGDVLSNGPGGYTDLVLPHIFGEGARPFYNNVTATLIHQILAEETPDLNPDGRVSLVHAGDAAQAAIDAALIGTSGRVAPEGREIGVPALFEKLTAFHASYLANIVPDVSDPFDLALFNSYRAASYPERWPRPMKLNTDARGTLFEAVKGGGGGQTFLSTTKPGITRGNHFHLHKVERFLVVQGEAVIRVRRVLDEEMWEYRVSGDAPAAVDMPTLHTHSIENIGDTDLLTLFWTHDLFNPATPDTYADKVLA, encoded by the coding sequence ATGAGGCGCATCGTTGTCACGGGAGCCGCCGGTCTGATCGGCTGGCACGCGCAAGCGCGACTGCACGCAGCGAATTGTGCGGCTTCCTTCCACGGCGACGAAAAACCTTATGATATCATAGCCCTGAACCGAAGCGCGTACAACAACGATGCGATCTTGCGCAACGCGTTGATCGGGGCGGATGCGGTCTTGCATTTCGCAGGTGTGAACCGTGCGCCTGATGACGACGTCGAGACCCAGAATCCAGCGATTGCGCATCGACTGTTGGCCGCCTGCCGTGAAAGTGGCGCAACTCCCCATATCGTCTACGCCAATTCCACCCACTCCACGTCCAACACGCCCTACGGGCGCGGCAAGCGCCATGCTGGAGACGTGCTGTCGAACGGACCGGGAGGCTACACCGATTTGGTGCTGCCTCACATCTTCGGAGAGGGCGCTCGGCCCTTCTATAACAATGTTACCGCAACCCTGATCCATCAGATCTTGGCGGAAGAAACGCCTGATCTGAACCCTGACGGACGCGTCAGTCTGGTGCACGCGGGTGATGCCGCCCAAGCCGCTATCGACGCCGCGCTGATTGGAACCTCAGGCCGGGTCGCGCCCGAAGGACGTGAAATCGGCGTGCCTGCGCTGTTCGAGAAGCTGACAGCCTTCCATGCCTCTTATCTTGCGAACATTGTGCCAGACGTGTCGGATCCGTTCGACCTGGCGCTGTTCAACAGCTATCGCGCCGCCAGTTATCCGGAGCGATGGCCGCGCCCCATGAAGTTGAACACCGACGCGCGTGGCACTCTGTTCGAAGCCGTGAAGGGCGGTGGTGGCGGCCAGACATTCCTCTCCACGACAAAACCCGGCATCACGCGTGGCAATCACTTCCATCTCCACAAAGTCGAGCGCTTCCTTGTCGTTCAAGGAGAAGCGGTGATCCGCGTTCGACGGGTCCTTGATGAAGAAATGTGGGAGTATCGAGTCAGCGGGGATGCGCCTGCTGCGGTAGATATGCCGACGCTACACACCCATTCCATCGAGAATATCGGCGATACCGACCTTCTTACGCTGTTCTGGACGCACGACCTGTTCAACCCTGCAACCCCCGACACTTACGCCGACAAGGTACTTGCATGA